The genomic stretch ATGACGAGCGCGCCGACGATCAGCGGGATGGCTTCGAGGAACCCATCGACTAACGGCTGAAGCGAGTCCGGAACTGTTTGTAAAACGATACTGTCGCCGACGGTGTGTGAGAGTGTCATTGGTTGCTCCCGACGCCGCGTGAGCGACTTGCGATGCCGTTCACGCGAACGCCAGTGAGTAACACTCATACCGGTACGAATATAAAATCATTCGCTGAATACACAGGGAACGTGTTCGCCACGACCGACGAACGAGTTATCGTGCTTGAAAGTACAAGGTCGGGTGGACCCAGTAACTATACGCGCCGGACGAATCGTCCCGAGCATGACGACCATCGCCGAACTCGAACTCCCCGCCGAGGAGTTCGCGCTGTGGGAGACGCTCGATGCGATGCCGACCGCCAGGTTCGAGATCGTGAAGGTGGTCGCCCGCGACCGGGACTGCGCGATCCCCTACCTCTGGGCGAAGTGTGACGACCTGCCCGCCCTCGAAGACGCGCTGGCGAACGACCCGAGCGTCGAGGAGGCGACCCGCCTGGAGGAGTTGGAGGGCGAGGCGCTCTACCGGATGGAGTGGACCTACCAGATCCGGGTCTTGGTCCACATCCTCGTCGAGGAGGAGGGGACGGTGCTCAACGCGCGCGGCGGGGAGGGACGGTGGCGCTTCCGGGTCCTGTTCCCGACCCGC from Halococcus agarilyticus encodes the following:
- a CDS encoding helix-turn-helix domain-containing protein, coding for MTTIAELELPAEEFALWETLDAMPTARFEIVKVVARDRDCAIPYLWAKCDDLPALEDALANDPSVEEATRLEELEGEALYRMEWTYQIRVLVHILVEEEGTVLNARGGEGRWRFRVLFPTRDSLSTTHEFCENADYSITVEQVYELDSARQGRFGLTEEQYETLTTALDLGFYEIPREIDMESLAAEFDISYQSVSERLRRGHRNFIRNGLGWGSLDEDTSE